The proteins below come from a single Streptococcus porcinus genomic window:
- the secA gene encoding preprotein translocase subunit SecA codes for MANILRKVIENDKGELRKLEKIAKKVESYADQMEALSDQDLQAKTPEFKERYQNGETLEQLLPEAFAVVREAARRVLGLYPYRVQIMGGIVLHNGDVPEMRTGEGKTLTATMPVYLNAIAGEGVHVITVNEYLSTRDATEMGEVYSWLGLSVGINLAAKSPAEKREAYLCDITYSTNSEVGFDYLRDNMVVRQEDMVQRPLNYALVDEVDSVLIDEARTPLIVSGAVSSETNQLYVRADMFVKTLNADDYIIDVPTKTIGLSDSGIDKAESYFNLDNLYDIENVALTHFIDNALRANYIMLLDIDYVVSEDGEILIVDQFTGRTMEGRRFSDGLHQAIEAKEGVRIQEESKTSASITYQNMFRMYKKLAGMTGTAKTEEEEFREVYNMRIIPIPTNKPVARLDHTDLLYPTLESKFKAVIADVKARHEKGQPVLVGTVAVETSDYISKQLVAAGVPHEVLNAKNHFKEAQIIMNAGQRGAVTIATNMAGRGTDIKLGEGVRELGGLCVVGTERHESRRIDNQLRGRSGRQGDPGESQFYLSLEDDLMRRFGSDRIKAFLDRMRVEEDDAVIKSRMLARQVESAQKRVEGNNYDTRKQVLQYDDVMREQREIIYANRRDVITANRDLGPEIKAMIKRTIKRTVEAHTRSNRKDAIDAIVAFARTNIVPEDSIFAKDLRQLKDDQIKELLYERALDIYDSQIAKLHTQEAVLEFQKVLLLMIVDNKWTEHIDALDQLRNSVGLRGYAQNNPVVEYQAEGFKMFQDMIGAIEFDVMRTMMKAQIHEQERERASQYATTTAAQNISAQSANSMTDSAQDFTHVKRNDPCPCGCGKKFKNCHGRKAFNS; via the coding sequence ATGGCCAATATTCTACGCAAAGTCATTGAAAATGACAAAGGCGAACTAAGAAAATTAGAAAAAATTGCAAAGAAAGTTGAATCTTACGCAGATCAGATGGAAGCACTATCTGACCAAGATTTACAAGCAAAAACACCAGAATTTAAAGAACGTTATCAGAATGGGGAAACCCTTGAACAATTGTTACCAGAGGCTTTTGCAGTTGTACGTGAAGCTGCTAGACGTGTTCTAGGTTTATATCCTTACCGTGTACAGATTATGGGGGGGATTGTTCTTCATAATGGAGATGTTCCCGAAATGCGTACGGGTGAAGGTAAAACATTGACAGCAACGATGCCGGTTTACTTAAATGCTATCGCTGGTGAAGGTGTACACGTTATCACTGTTAATGAGTATCTATCGACCCGTGATGCTACTGAAATGGGTGAGGTTTATAGTTGGCTTGGTCTCTCTGTAGGGATTAATTTAGCAGCTAAATCTCCGGCTGAAAAACGTGAAGCATATCTTTGTGATATTACTTATTCAACCAACTCAGAAGTTGGGTTTGATTACCTTCGTGATAACATGGTTGTACGTCAAGAGGATATGGTTCAGCGTCCATTGAACTATGCTCTAGTTGATGAGGTTGACTCTGTACTGATTGACGAAGCTAGAACCCCTTTGATTGTTTCAGGTGCCGTTAGCTCAGAAACTAACCAATTATACGTGCGCGCTGACATGTTTGTCAAAACTCTTAATGCTGATGACTACATTATTGATGTACCAACAAAAACAATTGGTCTTAGCGATTCAGGAATTGATAAAGCGGAATCTTACTTCAACTTAGATAACCTTTACGATATTGAAAATGTTGCTTTAACCCACTTTATTGATAATGCACTTCGCGCTAATTACATTATGCTACTTGATATTGACTATGTAGTTAGTGAAGATGGTGAAATTCTGATTGTTGACCAATTTACGGGTCGGACCATGGAAGGTCGTCGCTTCTCAGACGGTTTACACCAAGCTATCGAGGCTAAAGAAGGTGTTCGTATCCAAGAAGAGTCTAAAACCAGCGCTTCAATCACTTATCAAAACATGTTTCGTATGTACAAGAAACTTGCAGGGATGACAGGGACTGCCAAGACAGAAGAAGAGGAATTCCGCGAAGTTTATAACATGCGAATCATCCCAATCCCAACCAACAAACCTGTTGCACGTTTGGATCATACCGACCTTCTTTATCCAACTTTAGAATCAAAATTTAAGGCGGTTATTGCCGATGTTAAGGCTCGCCATGAAAAAGGGCAACCCGTTTTAGTTGGGACTGTAGCTGTTGAAACTAGTGATTACATTTCAAAACAGCTGGTCGCTGCTGGCGTTCCTCATGAAGTGTTGAATGCTAAAAACCACTTCAAGGAAGCTCAAATTATCATGAACGCTGGACAACGCGGTGCTGTTACTATTGCAACCAATATGGCTGGTCGTGGTACAGATATCAAACTTGGAGAGGGTGTTCGTGAATTAGGCGGACTTTGTGTAGTTGGTACAGAACGCCATGAAAGCCGTCGTATTGATAACCAGTTACGTGGGCGTTCTGGTCGTCAGGGAGACCCGGGAGAATCACAGTTCTACTTATCCTTAGAAGATGATTTGATGAGGCGTTTTGGCTCAGATCGAATCAAAGCATTCTTGGATAGAATGCGCGTAGAAGAAGATGATGCTGTTATTAAGTCACGAATGTTGGCACGACAAGTTGAATCTGCTCAAAAACGTGTTGAAGGAAACAACTATGATACTCGTAAGCAAGTTCTTCAATATGATGATGTCATGCGTGAACAACGTGAAATCATTTATGCTAACCGCCGCGATGTGATTACAGCGAACCGTGATTTAGGGCCTGAAATTAAGGCTATGATTAAGCGGACAATCAAACGAACAGTTGAAGCACATACACGCAGCAATCGTAAGGATGCCATTGATGCCATTGTCGCTTTTGCACGAACAAATATTGTACCAGAAGACTCTATTTTTGCTAAAGACCTTCGTCAATTAAAAGATGATCAGATTAAAGAATTACTGTATGAGCGTGCCCTTGATATCTATGATAGTCAGATAGCTAAGTTACACACTCAAGAAGCTGTTTTAGAATTTCAAAAAGTCTTGCTGTTGATGATTGTTGATAACAAGTGGACAGAACATATTGATGCTCTAGATCAACTACGTAACTCTGTTGGCTTGCGTGGTTACGCTCAAAATAATCCAGTTGTGGAATACCAAGCTGAAGGCTTCAAAATGTTCCAGGATATGATTGGTGCTATTGAGTTTGATGTGATGCGGACTATGATGAAAGCACAAATCCATGAACAAGAAAGAGAACGTGCAAGTCAGTATGCAACTACAACTGCAGCTCAAAATATTTCTGCTCAATCTGCAAATAGCATGACTGATTCTGCTCAGGATTTTACACATGTTAAACGCAATGATCCATGTCCATGTGGTTGTGGTAAGAAATTTAAAAATTGTCATGGTCGCAAAGCTTTTAATAGCTAA
- the manA gene encoding mannose-6-phosphate isomerase, class I, which produces MSEPFFLKSCMHDKIWGGTKLRDIFNYDIPTETTGEYWAISAHPNGVSTIINGRFAGQKLDRVFRENPAYFGNPKEKVFPLLTKILDANDWLSVQVHPDDTYAMEHEGELGKTECWYIISAEPGSEIIYGHNAKSKEELETMIEAGDWERLLTRIPVEAGDFFYVPSGTMHAIGKGIMILETQQSSDTTYRVYDFDRRDTKGKLRDLHIKQSVDVLTIGKPKNSVPATLVLDHIVTSTLVSNPFFTVYKWVIDGLVDMRQTAPYLLVSVLEGQGQLSVGAEAYDVKKGMHFILPDDVKKWTFEGQLEMIVSHPNAL; this is translated from the coding sequence ATGTCAGAACCATTTTTCCTGAAATCTTGTATGCACGATAAAATTTGGGGTGGAACAAAATTAAGAGATATTTTTAATTATGATATTCCTACTGAAACAACAGGTGAATATTGGGCTATCTCAGCCCATCCAAATGGAGTTTCAACGATTATCAATGGGCGATTTGCAGGTCAAAAACTTGATCGCGTTTTTAGGGAGAACCCTGCTTATTTCGGGAACCCAAAAGAAAAAGTTTTTCCGCTATTGACGAAAATTTTAGATGCGAATGATTGGTTGAGTGTTCAAGTGCATCCTGATGATACCTATGCCATGGAGCATGAGGGGGAACTTGGAAAAACAGAATGTTGGTATATTATTTCCGCTGAACCTGGTTCTGAAATCATCTATGGTCATAATGCTAAAAGTAAAGAAGAATTGGAAACTATGATTGAAGCTGGCGATTGGGAACGTTTGTTGACAAGAATTCCCGTTGAAGCTGGCGACTTCTTCTATGTCCCAAGTGGTACCATGCATGCTATTGGTAAAGGAATTATGATTCTTGAAACACAACAGTCCAGTGATACTACTTATCGGGTTTATGATTTTGACCGTAGAGATACCAAGGGCAAATTGCGTGACTTACATATAAAACAGTCGGTTGATGTCTTGACAATTGGTAAGCCGAAAAATAGCGTTCCTGCCACTCTTGTCTTAGACCATATCGTGACGAGCACCTTAGTTTCTAACCCCTTTTTTACAGTCTACAAATGGGTAATTGATGGTCTAGTAGACATGCGACAGACAGCTCCATATTTACTTGTTAGTGTTTTAGAAGGACAAGGGCAATTGTCAGTAGGTGCAGAAGCATATGATGTCAAAAAAGGAATGCACTTTATCTTGCCTGACGATGTTAAAAAGTGGACTTTTGAAGGACAACTAGAGATGATTGTTAGTCATCCCAATGCTTTATAA
- the scrK gene encoding fructokinase ScrK yields MTDLYGSIEAGGTKFVCAVGNDQFKIINQAQFPTTSAEETIANCITFFESYRNQLLGLGIGSFGPIDNNQKSPTYGYITNTPKEGWSHVDLVSKFTKALSVPIFFTTDVNSSAYGEMIARPNINSLVYYTVGTGIGAGTIQRGQLIGGLGHTEAGHTYVKLHSSDLKKGFTGICPFHQGCLEGLASGPSLEVRTGVKGERLPLDSPVWDIQAFYIAQAAVQASMLYRPEVIVFGGGVMVQNHMLERVHHHFEVLLNGYLPVPNLKTYIVTPAVANNGSATLGNFALAKKVSGKS; encoded by the coding sequence ATGACAGATTTATATGGAAGCATTGAAGCAGGCGGTACTAAATTTGTCTGTGCTGTAGGTAATGATCAATTTAAAATTATCAACCAAGCTCAATTTCCGACAACAAGTGCTGAAGAAACAATTGCTAATTGCATCACTTTTTTTGAATCATATCGTAATCAGTTGCTTGGTCTAGGAATTGGTTCTTTTGGCCCCATCGACAATAATCAAAAATCACCTACTTATGGCTATATTACTAATACTCCAAAAGAAGGTTGGTCACATGTTGATTTAGTTAGTAAGTTTACAAAAGCTTTGTCAGTTCCTATTTTCTTTACAACTGACGTTAATAGCTCTGCCTATGGGGAAATGATAGCTAGGCCTAACATTAATAGCCTTGTTTATTATACCGTTGGTACTGGTATTGGTGCTGGGACTATTCAAAGAGGTCAATTGATTGGAGGTCTAGGGCATACTGAAGCAGGGCATACCTACGTGAAACTTCATTCCTCAGATCTTAAAAAAGGCTTTACAGGGATTTGTCCATTTCACCAGGGATGTTTGGAAGGCTTGGCATCAGGTCCAAGTCTAGAGGTGAGAACAGGAGTCAAGGGGGAACGGTTGCCGCTTGACTCACCTGTTTGGGATATTCAGGCTTTCTATATTGCTCAAGCTGCTGTACAAGCAAGCATGCTCTATCGTCCAGAAGTTATCGTTTTTGGTGGCGGTGTGATGGTACAAAATCATATGCTTGAACGAGTACACCACCACTTTGAAGTCCTCTTAAATGGATATCTACCAGTGCCGAATTTGAAAACGTATATTGTCACACCGGCTGTTGCAAATAATGGGTCCGCTACACTTGGAAATTTTGCTTTAGCAAAAAAGGTTTCGGGTAAATCATAA
- a CDS encoding sucrose-specific PTS transporter subunit IIBC, which yields MDNREIAKQVIEALGGRENIKSVAHCATRLRVMVVDESKIDKEKAENIEKVKGAFFNSGQYQMIFGTGTVNKIYDQVVALGLPTSTKSEMKSEVAKQGNWFQRSIRTFGDVFVPIIPAIVATGLFMGLRGLLGALGITLPEDLNVYSKILTDTAFIALPALVVWSTFRVFGGNPVIGIVLGFMLISGSLPNAWAVASAGDVKPTIFFGFIPVVGLQGSVLPAFIIGIIGAKFEKLVRRYVPEVLDLLVTPFVTLLVMSILGLFVIGPVFHVVENYILLATDTILALPFGLPGLLIGGIHQVIVVSGVHHIFNLLESQLIAHNGANPFNAIITAAMTAQGAATVAVGMKTKDPKLKALAFPAALSAFLGITEPAIFGVNLRYRKPFFLSLIAGAIGGATASLLGLAGTGFGITIIPGTLLYLNGQLLPYLLMVFVSFVAGFTLTYLFGFEDEASEVIASKVETNEISSNAKKNREIIFSPLDGQLLALDQVSDPVFASGVMGKGVAIKPSGNHLYAPLNGRVEVVFETGHAFAIKSTMGAEVLIHIGIDTVSMAGLAFEPLVSVGQNVKKGDLLARFDSAKIKAAGLEDVTMVVLTNTSDYKEVTIVEGTDLSHGQELFVAQ from the coding sequence ATGGACAATAGAGAAATTGCAAAGCAAGTCATCGAGGCTTTAGGTGGACGCGAAAACATTAAAAGTGTTGCGCATTGTGCTACACGGTTAAGAGTTATGGTTGTTGATGAATCAAAGATTGATAAAGAAAAGGCTGAAAATATTGAGAAAGTGAAAGGTGCTTTCTTTAATTCAGGACAATACCAAATGATTTTTGGGACTGGGACTGTTAATAAGATCTATGATCAGGTGGTAGCTTTGGGCCTACCTACTTCCACTAAATCTGAAATGAAAAGCGAAGTGGCAAAACAAGGGAATTGGTTTCAACGATCAATTCGTACCTTTGGCGATGTTTTTGTACCTATTATCCCAGCTATTGTAGCAACTGGACTTTTCATGGGACTCCGAGGCTTGCTTGGTGCACTAGGTATTACTCTTCCAGAAGACTTAAATGTCTATTCCAAAATTTTAACTGATACCGCCTTCATTGCGCTCCCAGCGTTGGTTGTTTGGTCGACATTTCGAGTGTTTGGAGGTAATCCGGTTATTGGTATCGTCCTCGGTTTTATGTTGATTTCTGGTTCTCTTCCCAATGCATGGGCTGTTGCTTCAGCTGGGGATGTTAAACCGACTATTTTCTTTGGTTTTATTCCAGTTGTAGGCTTACAAGGTTCTGTTTTACCAGCATTTATCATTGGTATAATCGGTGCGAAATTTGAAAAATTAGTCCGTCGCTATGTTCCAGAAGTACTTGATCTTTTGGTAACGCCATTTGTAACTTTGCTAGTGATGTCAATTCTTGGCTTATTCGTTATTGGTCCAGTATTCCACGTTGTTGAAAACTATATCTTATTAGCTACAGATACTATTCTCGCATTACCATTTGGATTACCTGGCCTACTGATTGGTGGTATTCATCAAGTCATTGTGGTTTCGGGTGTTCACCATATCTTTAATTTGTTGGAATCACAATTGATTGCCCACAATGGGGCAAACCCTTTTAATGCTATTATCACAGCTGCCATGACTGCACAAGGTGCAGCAACAGTTGCTGTAGGTATGAAAACAAAAGATCCAAAACTAAAAGCCTTAGCTTTCCCAGCAGCTTTATCAGCTTTTCTAGGTATTACTGAGCCAGCTATTTTTGGAGTTAATTTGCGTTACCGTAAACCCTTCTTTCTTTCCTTGATTGCTGGTGCTATTGGTGGCGCTACAGCATCATTGCTTGGTTTGGCAGGAACTGGCTTTGGAATTACGATTATCCCTGGGACCTTGCTATACCTAAATGGTCAACTCTTGCCATACCTTTTAATGGTTTTTGTCTCCTTTGTTGCTGGTTTCACTTTAACCTATCTTTTTGGCTTTGAGGACGAAGCCAGTGAAGTGATAGCTAGCAAGGTTGAAACAAACGAAATTAGTAGTAATGCTAAGAAAAATAGAGAAATTATTTTTTCACCACTTGATGGTCAACTTTTAGCACTTGACCAAGTTAGTGACCCTGTCTTTGCTTCAGGCGTTATGGGCAAAGGCGTAGCCATCAAACCAAGTGGGAATCACTTATATGCACCGCTTAATGGGCGAGTGGAGGTCGTTTTTGAAACAGGTCATGCTTTCGCTATCAAATCAACTATGGGTGCTGAAGTATTGATCCATATTGGAATTGATACTGTTTCAATGGCGGGCCTTGCTTTTGAACCATTAGTGTCAGTTGGCCAAAATGTTAAAAAAGGGGACTTATTGGCTCGTTTTGATTCTGCTAAAATTAAAGCGGCTGGTTTGGAAGATGTAACCATGGTTGTTCTTACAAACACTTCTGATTATAAAGAAGTCACTATTGTCGAGGGTACTGACCTTTCTCATGGTCAAGAACTTTTCGTTGCTCAGTAA
- a CDS encoding sucrose-6-phosphate hydrolase: MDLPKEIRYRPYHEWSEQEFQIIKANVSNSPWRVHYHIEPRTGLLNDPNGFSYFNGQYHLFYQNWPYGPAHGLKQWVHLISDDLVHFEETGIKLLPDHINDKEGAYSGSAYPAGDQLFLFYTGNVRDANWLRDPRQIGAYLSTDGQLEKCSQVLISQPTDVTEHFRDPQIFEYQDQLYAIIGAQSHEKRGFIKLYKAINNDVENWEFVSNLDIGRQASEYMIECPNLVFVDQTPVLIYCPQGLSKKELAYANIYPNTYQIFEAFDPANGCLIGQAPLRNLDFGFDTYATQAFNTPDGRVLAISWIGLPDIDYPTDHYDYQGALSLVKELTIQDGVLYQKPVQALSELKINPQILDETEHTSNSYLLEITVPKCDQKRLTLFADAKGQGLAITIDTQEGWMSLDRSQSSNRFAEHFGTKRSCQIPKEDVTLNIYVDQSIVEIFINNGQFVLTSRYFPEEKASAILMPDGKVKGLYYEMRY; the protein is encoded by the coding sequence ATGGATTTACCAAAGGAGATTCGTTACCGACCTTATCATGAGTGGTCAGAACAAGAATTTCAGATAATAAAAGCTAATGTTTCTAACTCTCCCTGGCGCGTTCATTACCATATAGAGCCTAGAACTGGCTTATTAAATGATCCAAATGGTTTTTCTTACTTTAATGGTCAATATCATCTTTTTTATCAAAATTGGCCTTACGGTCCGGCTCACGGCTTAAAACAATGGGTTCATCTTATTTCCGACGATTTAGTCCATTTTGAAGAAACAGGAATAAAATTACTTCCTGATCACATTAATGATAAAGAAGGCGCCTATTCTGGCTCAGCCTACCCTGCTGGTGATCAATTATTTCTATTCTATACTGGTAACGTACGTGATGCTAATTGGCTACGCGACCCAAGACAAATTGGTGCCTATCTCTCGACTGATGGCCAGCTCGAAAAGTGCTCTCAAGTTCTTATTTCCCAACCCACAGATGTGACAGAGCATTTTCGGGATCCACAAATTTTTGAATACCAAGATCAGCTATATGCTATTATTGGCGCTCAAAGTCATGAAAAGAGGGGTTTTATCAAGCTCTACAAAGCTATCAATAATGATGTGGAAAATTGGGAATTTGTGTCAAATCTAGATATTGGTCGCCAAGCAAGTGAATATATGATTGAGTGTCCCAATTTAGTCTTTGTCGATCAAACACCGGTTCTTATCTACTGTCCTCAGGGTCTTTCTAAAAAAGAGTTAGCCTATGCCAACATCTATCCTAATACCTACCAAATCTTTGAAGCCTTCGACCCAGCAAATGGCTGCTTGATTGGTCAAGCCCCTTTACGGAATCTAGATTTTGGGTTTGATACCTATGCAACCCAGGCTTTCAACACTCCTGATGGCCGCGTCCTCGCTATCTCCTGGATCGGCCTTCCCGATATTGATTACCCAACCGATCATTATGATTATCAAGGAGCACTCAGTCTTGTCAAAGAACTAACTATCCAAGATGGCGTCCTGTATCAAAAACCTGTTCAGGCTCTTTCAGAGTTGAAAATAAATCCTCAAATTCTAGATGAAACAGAACACACCTCAAATTCTTACTTATTAGAAATAACAGTTCCTAAGTGCGACCAAAAAAGGCTGACTCTTTTTGCTGATGCAAAAGGTCAAGGCTTAGCCATCACTATTGACACCCAAGAAGGCTGGATGAGTCTTGACCGAAGCCAATCTAGTAATCGCTTCGCTGAACATTTTGGAACTAAACGCTCTTGCCAAATTCCAAAAGAAGATGTTACACTTAATATCTACGTAGACCAGTCTATAGTTGAAATTTTTATCAATAATGGTCAATTTGTCCTAACAAGTCGCTATTTCCCAGAAGAGAAGGCTTCAGCTATTCTGATGCCAGATGGCAAAGTTAAGGGACTTTACTATGAAATGAGGTATTAG
- a CDS encoding LacI family DNA-binding transcriptional regulator produces the protein MVAKLTDVAELAGVSPTTVSRVINQKGYLSQKTVDKVKAAMRELGYQPNNFARSLQGKSARLVGLIFPNISNIFYSELIEYLEIELFKTGYKTIICNSQHDPLKEREYLEMLAANQVDGIISSSHNLGIEDYERVEAPIVAFDRNLAPNVPIISSDNFQGGQLAAQTLQSYHCQTIIMITGNDNSDSPTGLRQLGFSYQLKKSAEIIKLPNHLSPIRREMEIKSILATRKPDGIFASDDLTAILIMKVAKQLGLTVPKDLKLIGYDGTAFVENYFPQLTTIKQPIPEIAQLTVEILLKRIAKEKIAKDYILPISLLPGKSI, from the coding sequence GTGGTAGCAAAATTAACCGATGTTGCTGAACTAGCTGGGGTTAGCCCAACAACTGTTTCACGTGTTATTAATCAAAAGGGATACTTGTCCCAAAAAACAGTAGATAAGGTTAAAGCTGCTATGCGTGAATTAGGGTATCAACCTAATAATTTTGCTCGTAGTCTACAAGGTAAATCAGCACGACTTGTTGGTTTGATTTTTCCTAATATCAGCAATATTTTTTATTCCGAACTAATCGAATACTTAGAAATCGAACTTTTTAAGACAGGTTATAAAACAATTATTTGTAACAGCCAACATGATCCTCTTAAAGAACGAGAATATTTAGAAATGTTGGCTGCCAATCAAGTTGATGGTATTATTTCATCTAGTCATAACTTAGGTATCGAAGATTATGAACGTGTGGAAGCACCGATTGTGGCTTTCGATCGTAATTTAGCCCCAAATGTCCCCATTATTTCCTCTGACAACTTCCAAGGTGGCCAATTGGCTGCACAAACGTTACAAAGTTATCATTGTCAGACCATCATCATGATAACTGGTAACGATAACTCCGACTCACCGACAGGTTTACGTCAACTTGGTTTCTCTTATCAATTAAAAAAAAGCGCTGAAATTATTAAATTGCCGAACCATCTATCGCCTATACGCCGTGAAATGGAAATCAAATCTATTCTAGCTACCCGTAAGCCCGATGGTATTTTTGCATCAGATGATTTAACAGCAATCCTAATCATGAAAGTAGCCAAACAACTAGGATTGACGGTTCCAAAAGACTTAAAGCTTATTGGTTATGATGGGACAGCATTTGTTGAAAATTATTTCCCCCAACTCACAACCATTAAACAACCTATTCCAGAAATTGCTCAATTAACTGTAGAAATCCTTTTAAAGCGGATTGCCAAAGAAAAAATTGCCAAAGATTATATCTTACCCATAAGCCTTCTACCGGGGAAAAGCATTTAA
- the nusB gene encoding transcription antitermination factor NusB → MTSSFENSRRDLRERAFQALFNMEHGGDFLESSQFAYDYDKVSDQDQPLDVPAFLLTLVNGVNNHKDELDAIIKENLKKGWTIERLTLSDRTMLRLGLYEIKYFDETPDRVALNEIIEIAKKYSDETSAKFINGLLSQFVKDN, encoded by the coding sequence ATGACTAGTAGTTTTGAAAATTCAAGAAGAGACCTTCGAGAGCGTGCTTTTCAAGCACTCTTTAATATGGAACATGGAGGTGACTTTTTAGAGTCGTCTCAATTTGCCTATGATTATGATAAGGTATCGGATCAAGATCAACCTTTGGATGTTCCAGCCTTTCTATTGACCTTAGTTAATGGAGTTAACAATCATAAGGATGAACTGGACGCCATTATTAAAGAAAATTTAAAAAAAGGTTGGACAATTGAACGATTGACCTTGTCCGACAGAACGATGCTTCGTTTAGGTCTTTACGAAATCAAGTATTTTGACGAAACTCCAGACCGCGTGGCGTTAAATGAAATCATTGAAATTGCTAAAAAATATTCTGATGAAACCTCGGCCAAGTTCATTAATGGTTTATTAAGCCAATTTGTAAAAGATAATTAA
- a CDS encoding Asp23/Gls24 family envelope stress response protein: MLSENIGEIVISPRVLEVITGIAATQVDGVYSLHNKKMSDSFNKASLGKGVYLRTEDDGSVTADIYVYLQYGVKVPTVSVAIQKAVKAAVYDMAEVTIAAVNIHVEGIVPEKTPKPDLKSLFEEDFLDD; encoded by the coding sequence ATGTTGAGCGAAAATATTGGTGAAATCGTTATCTCACCACGTGTTCTTGAAGTTATTACAGGCATTGCTGCAACACAAGTTGACGGCGTCTATTCACTTCATAATAAAAAAATGTCAGATAGTTTTAATAAAGCTAGTCTAGGTAAAGGAGTGTACTTACGTACTGAGGACGATGGCTCTGTCACTGCCGATATCTATGTTTATCTTCAGTATGGTGTCAAAGTACCAACTGTTTCAGTGGCTATTCAAAAGGCTGTAAAAGCCGCTGTCTATGATATGGCAGAGGTTACTATTGCTGCAGTTAATATCCATGTGGAAGGTATTGTACCAGAGAAAACGCCGAAACCTGATTTGAAATCACTGTTTGAAGAGGATTTCTTGGATGACTAG
- the efp gene encoding elongation factor P, producing the protein MIEASKLRAGMTFESEGKLIRVLEASHHKPGKGNTIMRMKLRDVRTGSTFDTTYRPDEKFEQAIIETVPAQYLYKMDDTAYFMNTETYDQYEIPVANVEQELLYILENSDVKIQFYGSEVIGVTVPTTVELTVTETQPSIKGATVTGSGKPATLETGLVVNVPDFIEVGQKLIINTAEGTYVSRA; encoded by the coding sequence ATGATTGAAGCAAGTAAGCTTAGAGCAGGTATGACTTTTGAGTCAGAAGGCAAATTAATTCGCGTTCTTGAAGCAAGTCACCACAAACCAGGTAAAGGAAATACCATCATGCGTATGAAGTTACGCGATGTTCGTACAGGTTCTACTTTTGATACAACTTATCGTCCAGACGAAAAGTTTGAACAAGCCATTATTGAAACTGTTCCAGCTCAATACTTGTACAAAATGGACGACACAGCTTACTTTATGAATACTGAAACTTATGATCAATATGAAATTCCAGTTGCGAACGTTGAGCAAGAATTGCTTTATATTCTTGAAAATTCTGATGTTAAGATTCAATTTTACGGCAGTGAGGTTATCGGTGTTACGGTACCTACAACTGTTGAGTTAACTGTTACAGAAACACAACCTTCTATAAAAGGAGCTACTGTAACAGGTTCTGGTAAACCAGCCACCCTTGAAACAGGGTTGGTTGTCAATGTTCCAGACTTCATCGAAGTTGGACAAAAATTGATTATTAACACAGCCGAAGGTACCTACGTTTCTCGTGCTTAA
- a CDS encoding deoxycytidylate deaminase: protein MTNRLSWQDYFMANAELISKRSTCDRAFVGAVLVKDNRIIATGYNGGVSATDNCNEAGHYMEDGHCIRTVHAEMNALIQCAKEGISTDGTELYVTHFPCINCTKALLQAGIKKITYKAHYRPHPFAIELMEKKGVAYVQHDVPELTLGGI from the coding sequence ATGACAAATCGTTTATCATGGCAAGATTATTTTATGGCCAATGCAGAGCTTATCTCCAAGCGGTCAACTTGTGATCGTGCTTTTGTAGGAGCTGTTTTGGTGAAGGATAATCGCATTATTGCAACTGGTTATAATGGTGGCGTTTCCGCGACAGACAATTGTAACGAAGCGGGTCACTATATGGAAGATGGACATTGCATCAGGACAGTTCATGCTGAGATGAACGCTCTGATACAGTGTGCTAAGGAAGGAATCTCAACCGATGGAACGGAACTTTACGTGACACATTTTCCCTGTATCAATTGTACTAAGGCCCTTTTACAAGCAGGGATAAAGAAAATTACCTATAAAGCCCACTATCGGCCACACCCTTTTGCTATTGAGTTGATGGAGAAAAAAGGAGTTGCCTATGTGCAACATGATGTGCCAGAACTAACATTAGGTGGCATTTAA